GCGGGCGAACGCGATGCTCTGGGTCGCCGCGTCCATCTCTTCGAGGGGGACGTCGACGTCGATCGCGAGGAAGGCGTTGACGCCCGCGGCCGTCCGCAGGCGGTCGCGGACCTCGAGCATGAGGTCGAGCGCGGCCTCCTCGCGTTCGAGGTCGCCCTCGGTGCCGACCAGCGCCCCGAAGTCGACCGACTCGGGGATCGCGTCGGGCGCGGCGGTCTCGATGGCGCGCTCGACGTCGAACGCCTTGTACGGACCCATCAGGTAGACGAGAAAGCGGGTGTGGGTGAGCTCGCCCAGTTCGTCGATCAGACGGTCGCGCATGGGGAGGTGTGCTCGTCGATACTATATAAACTGGGGTGCTTTCAGCGATCACTGACTCAGCGAACGCTTATGCGGCTGGGGCCACGACCTAGCGACATGGCCGAGTCCGAACGGGCGGCACGGCGGTTCGGGGAGGACCTGTTGCCAGAGCACAGCGTCCTCTCGCTGGAGGAGTACCTCGACATGCAGCGGGCGATCGGCAACGAGACGCGCTTTCGCGTCCTGAACGCGCTCGTCGAGGACGGGCCACAGAGCGCGAGCGAACTCCGGGACGCGCTGGACGTCCGCTCGAACGCCTTGCACTACCACCTCGACGAACTCGTCGACGTCGGCCTCGTCGAGAACCGGAAACGCAAGGAACCGGACGCCGACGGCCTCTACTCGTACTACCGGGCGACGTCGCTCGGCGAGGGGCTGCTCACCGAGGGCGTCCGCGAACTGATGCGCCGCGAGTGGGACGCCCTGGAGGAGTACGGCGACTCCTGAACCGGCCGTCGACCCTCGCGGGCGCGTCGCCCGCGCCGATCACCCGAAGAAGTCCCGGAGCACCGTCCCGAAGCCGACGGCGCCGACGACGAACGAGACGAGTCCCCCGATACCGGTCAGCGCGAGTCCCCCGTTTATCGCCGCGGCGACGAGGAGCGGTTTCGTCCACCCGTCCTCGCGGCCCACCAGCCGATACCCGATGGCCAGAAAGGCGACGGTCGCCCCGACGGCCCACCCCAGATAGGCGATCAGGGCGAGGGGGACGGCCACCAGGAGTCCGACGACGGTGACGGCGAGCAGGACGACCACCAGCCCCAGCAGCGCCAGCCCGAGGAATCCGTAGAGGAAGGACGGAACCGGGTCCTCGAAGACCGCGTCCGTCGT
The Salinilacihabitans rarus DNA segment above includes these coding regions:
- a CDS encoding ArsR/SmtB family transcription factor; amino-acid sequence: MAESERAARRFGEDLLPEHSVLSLEEYLDMQRAIGNETRFRVLNALVEDGPQSASELRDALDVRSNALHYHLDELVDVGLVENRKRKEPDADGLYSYYRATSLGEGLLTEGVRELMRREWDALEEYGDS
- a CDS encoding DUF7509 family protein — protein: MRDRLIDELGELTHTRFLVYLMGPYKAFDVERAIETAAPDAIPESVDFGALVGTEGDLEREEAALDLMLEVRDRLRTAAGVNAFLAIDVDVPLEEMDAATQSIAFARASNAVVYVVPAMGDNLGVGIEVGSVLEALYAEDEPDHRRERVLFVHESGVRSAMIAAVRDRWEARIYAYEDVDDLERQVRLFVRDLMRKERTGELPRLD